The following proteins are encoded in a genomic region of Herminiimonas arsenicoxydans:
- a CDS encoding putative 16S rRNA uridine-516 pseudouridylate synthase (Evidence 3 : Function proposed based on presence of conserved amino acid motif, structural feature or limited homology; Product type pe : putative enzyme) gives MSKLTLDRILQSQGFGTRKYCRGLIEDGEVSINGVVVDNFKTAVDTTDLEFTIFDEVWRYREHVYIVLNKPANFECSRKPSHHPGVLTLLPEQFTWRDLQPVGRLDHDTTGMLLMSDDGPFIHAQSSPKRHIPKIYVATTHDPVTPELIAQLLGGVQLHDEPAPLAAQTCRMLAEHQIEIVLEQGKYHQVKRMLAAAGNHCSALNRAEIGELTLESLGLEEGEWTYLDAEQLALLRPSASSSEG, from the coding sequence ATGAGTAAATTGACCCTAGACCGCATCCTGCAATCGCAGGGTTTCGGCACCCGAAAATATTGCCGTGGCCTGATCGAGGACGGCGAAGTCAGCATCAATGGCGTAGTTGTCGATAATTTCAAGACTGCGGTCGATACGACTGATCTTGAATTCACAATCTTCGATGAAGTGTGGCGCTATCGCGAACACGTCTACATCGTACTGAACAAACCGGCGAATTTTGAATGCTCGCGCAAGCCCAGCCACCATCCCGGCGTGCTGACTTTGCTGCCGGAGCAATTCACCTGGCGCGATCTGCAGCCGGTAGGCCGGCTGGATCACGATACGACTGGCATGCTGCTGATGTCGGATGACGGCCCTTTCATACACGCGCAATCTTCGCCGAAACGACATATTCCCAAGATATACGTCGCGACGACGCACGATCCGGTGACGCCGGAACTGATCGCGCAATTGCTGGGTGGCGTACAACTGCATGATGAACCGGCGCCACTGGCGGCACAGACTTGCCGCATGCTGGCCGAGCATCAGATCGAGATTGTGCTGGAGCAGGGCAAATATCATCAGGTCAAGCGGATGCTGGCCGCAGCGGGAAATCACTGCTCGGCCTTGAACCGGGCGGAGATAGGTGAACTGACGCTGGAATCGCTGGGGCTGGAAGAGGGCGAGTGGACTTATCTGGATGCGGAACAGCTGGCTTTGCTCAGGCCATCAGCATCTTCTTCTGAAGGCTGA
- a CDS encoding Conserved hypothetical protein, putative SAM-dependent methyltransferase (Evidence 4 : Homologs of previously reported genes of unknown function), with protein MSEHSVISWNEAGEERSARWQSENRSAAPKRVQIADDRMTADSAFRLASEGTALLWRGDYQNARQLLQALARRTERKPRKAATSPLDAFNLHRQAQSQRARTLGMLLIEVAADYTIALRRAPDIRLACNEAYGASRGPFVVSLREILGLIGAHEWRKNGVEIPALQARIHPYYGVFSPVRGEYLNLIAEAPLPATSLAFDIGTGTGVIAALLAHRGVAKVIATDQDARALACARENMTRLDMRDRVDVIEADLFPPGKAALIVCNPPWLPARPNSSIEHAIYDPDSRMLRGFLNGLAAHLEPKGEGWLILSDLAEHLGLRSREALLQMIADAGLKVIKHMDTQPSHAKATDESDPLHHARSAEITSLWRLAAR; from the coding sequence GTGAGCGAGCATTCAGTTATTTCCTGGAATGAGGCGGGTGAAGAACGCTCGGCGCGCTGGCAATCGGAAAACCGCAGCGCAGCGCCCAAACGCGTGCAGATTGCGGACGACAGAATGACGGCCGATTCGGCCTTTCGTCTGGCCAGCGAAGGTACTGCCTTGCTATGGCGCGGCGACTATCAGAATGCCCGGCAGTTGCTGCAGGCGCTGGCGCGCCGTACCGAAAGAAAGCCGCGCAAGGCGGCGACTTCGCCGCTGGATGCCTTCAATTTGCACCGGCAGGCGCAATCGCAACGCGCACGCACGCTAGGCATGCTGCTGATAGAAGTGGCTGCCGATTACACGATAGCATTGCGTCGCGCACCGGATATCCGGCTCGCCTGCAACGAAGCCTATGGCGCGAGTCGGGGGCCGTTCGTGGTTTCCCTTCGCGAAATACTTGGCCTGATAGGTGCCCATGAGTGGCGCAAGAATGGCGTGGAAATTCCTGCGCTGCAGGCGCGCATACATCCTTATTACGGCGTGTTTTCGCCAGTGCGCGGCGAATACCTGAATTTGATTGCCGAAGCGCCATTGCCGGCCACCAGCTTGGCATTCGATATCGGCACCGGCACCGGCGTGATCGCCGCCTTGCTGGCGCATCGTGGCGTGGCAAAAGTGATTGCGACGGATCAGGATGCGCGGGCGTTGGCTTGCGCGCGCGAAAATATGACGCGGCTCGATATGCGCGATCGCGTGGACGTGATCGAGGCGGATCTGTTCCCGCCGGGAAAAGCAGCACTAATAGTGTGTAATCCGCCGTGGCTGCCGGCGCGACCGAATTCTTCCATTGAACATGCGATCTACGATCCGGATAGTCGCATGTTGCGCGGTTTTTTGAACGGGCTGGCAGCGCATCTGGAGCCGAAAGGCGAAGGCTGGCTGATCCTGTCCGATCTGGCGGAGCACCTCGGATTGCGATCGCGTGAAGCATTGCTGCAAATGATCGCCGATGCCGGCTTGAAGGTGATCAAGCACATGGACACCCAACCGAGCCATGCCAAGGCAACGGATGAAAGCGACCCTCTGCATCATGCGCGTTCGGCTGAAATCACCTCGCTGTGGCGTCTTGCCGCACGTTGA
- the dbpA gene encoding ATP-dependent RNA helicase (Evidence 2a : Function of homologous gene experimentally demonstrated in an other organism; PubMedId : 15173385, 91016823, 94074560, 9836593, 11350034, 9016593; Product type e : enzyme): MNPSSFAALALSPPMLSNLDALGYREMTSIQAQSLPVILQLRDLIAQAKTGSGKTAAFGIGMLQKLNPTWFAIQGLVICPTRELADQVSNELRRLARFADNIKILTLCGGAPMRPQIASLEHGAHIVVGTPGRLRDHISRNTINLSTVQTLVLDEADRMVDMGFYEEIAGIVSACPERRQTLLFSATYPDDIRKASAEFLRDPVEVKVEAQHDDSQIEQRFYEVGYDDRNAAVATLLKHYRPVSTLAFCNTKIHCRELAAELRAQGFSALALYGELEQRERDEILVLFANQSCSVLVATDVAARGLDIQSLGAVINVDVSKDTEVHIHRIGRTGRGQDKGLALSLCAPNEKKWVKLIEEYQQKPAQWFDLKSAEPAEGGDLHAPMVTLCIMGGKKDKLRPGDLLGALTGDVGLTKDQVGKINVFEFMTYVALDRRAADKAYASLSNGNIKGRNFKMRFIETDNG; this comes from the coding sequence ATGAATCCAAGTTCCTTCGCCGCCCTCGCCCTTTCCCCTCCCATGCTGAGTAATCTCGACGCCCTCGGCTATCGGGAGATGACGTCCATACAGGCGCAAAGCCTGCCGGTGATATTGCAATTACGCGATCTGATTGCGCAGGCAAAAACCGGCAGCGGCAAGACGGCGGCTTTCGGTATTGGCATGCTGCAGAAATTGAACCCGACCTGGTTCGCCATTCAGGGACTGGTGATTTGCCCGACACGTGAACTGGCCGATCAGGTGTCGAATGAGTTGCGCCGACTGGCGCGCTTTGCAGACAACATCAAGATATTGACCCTGTGCGGCGGCGCACCGATGCGGCCGCAAATCGCCTCGCTGGAACATGGCGCGCACATCGTGGTCGGTACGCCGGGACGTCTGCGCGATCACATCAGCCGCAATACGATCAATCTGTCCACCGTACAAACGCTGGTGCTGGATGAAGCCGACCGCATGGTCGATATGGGTTTTTATGAGGAGATCGCCGGCATCGTCAGCGCCTGCCCCGAGCGTCGTCAGACCCTGCTGTTTTCTGCGACCTACCCGGACGATATCCGCAAGGCCAGTGCTGAATTCTTGCGCGATCCGGTTGAAGTCAAGGTTGAAGCACAGCACGACGACAGCCAGATCGAGCAGCGGTTTTATGAAGTCGGCTACGACGACCGCAACGCCGCCGTCGCCACGCTGCTGAAACATTACCGCCCCGTATCGACGCTGGCATTCTGCAATACCAAGATTCATTGCCGCGAACTGGCCGCCGAATTGCGTGCGCAAGGTTTCAGCGCACTGGCTTTATATGGCGAGTTGGAGCAGCGCGAACGCGATGAAATTCTCGTATTGTTCGCCAATCAAAGCTGTTCGGTGCTGGTGGCGACTGACGTTGCCGCACGCGGACTGGACATTCAATCGCTGGGGGCGGTGATCAACGTGGATGTATCGAAAGATACCGAAGTGCATATCCATCGCATCGGTCGTACCGGTCGCGGCCAGGACAAGGGATTGGCGCTCAGCCTGTGCGCACCGAACGAAAAGAAATGGGTCAAGCTGATCGAGGAATACCAGCAGAAGCCTGCGCAATGGTTCGACCTGAAATCTGCCGAACCGGCGGAAGGCGGCGACTTGCACGCACCTATGGTGACGCTGTGCATCATGGGCGGCAAGAAGGATAAATTGCGCCCGGGCGATTTGCTCGGCGCCCTGACCGGCGATGTCGGCTTGACGAAAGATCAGGTCGGCAAGATCAATGTGTTTGAATTCATGACCTATGTGGCGCTGGATAGACGCGCCGCAGACAAAGCCTATGCAAGTTTAAGCAATGGCAATATCAAGGGGCGCAACTTCAAGATGCGCTTTATTGAAACCGATAACGGATGA
- a CDS encoding Conserved hypothetical protein, putative lysine decarboxylase (Evidence 4 : Homologs of previously reported genes of unknown function) yields the protein MAYEVVDTQLSPEGRLDILSKAEVQRLLDTRNGGLYQLFRNCALAVLNSGSSTDDGKELLERYQSFDINIIQRERGIKLDIKGAPASAFVDGKMIKGIHEHLFSVLRDILYTHDEILSNPTFDLDSSAGISDSVFNILRNANVLHPNLNPKLVVCWGGHSISREEYDYTKKVGYQIGLRDMDICTGCGPGAMKGPMKGATIGHAKQRILNGRYLGISEPGIIAAEAPNPIVNDLVIMPDIEKRLEAFVRAGHGIVVFPGGAGTAEEILYILGILLHPDNAGLPFPLIFTGHAESAEYFRQIDQFIGVTLGPDAQKLYQIIVDDPERVAQQIQAGIVQVREFRKSKGDAYYFNWTLKIDHAFQQPFVPTHENMRNLSLHKKQENHLLAANLRRAFSGVVAGNVKDSGIRSIEKHGLFEISGDREIMEPMDALLASFVAQNRMKLPGKTYVPCYRIIK from the coding sequence ATGGCATACGAAGTAGTCGATACACAACTCTCACCCGAAGGTCGCCTGGATATCCTCTCCAAGGCCGAAGTACAAAGACTGCTGGACACGCGCAACGGCGGGCTCTACCAGCTGTTTCGCAACTGTGCACTGGCCGTGCTCAACAGCGGCAGCAGCACCGACGACGGCAAGGAACTGCTGGAGCGCTATCAATCCTTCGATATCAACATCATCCAGCGCGAGCGCGGCATCAAGCTCGATATCAAGGGTGCGCCTGCCAGTGCTTTCGTTGACGGCAAGATGATCAAGGGAATACACGAACATCTGTTTTCGGTATTGCGCGACATCCTCTACACTCATGACGAGATCCTGTCCAACCCGACCTTCGATCTCGACTCCTCAGCCGGAATCAGCGATTCCGTGTTCAATATTTTGCGCAATGCCAATGTGCTGCATCCCAACCTGAACCCCAAGCTGGTAGTTTGCTGGGGTGGTCATTCGATTTCCCGTGAAGAGTATGATTACACGAAAAAAGTCGGTTACCAGATCGGCCTGCGCGACATGGATATCTGCACCGGTTGCGGACCCGGTGCAATGAAGGGACCGATGAAAGGCGCCACCATCGGCCACGCCAAGCAGCGTATTCTGAACGGGCGCTATCTCGGTATTTCCGAACCCGGCATCATTGCCGCAGAAGCGCCGAATCCGATCGTCAACGATCTGGTCATCATGCCGGATATCGAAAAACGCCTGGAAGCGTTCGTGCGTGCCGGCCACGGCATCGTCGTTTTCCCCGGCGGCGCCGGCACGGCGGAAGAAATTCTCTACATACTCGGCATCCTGCTGCATCCGGACAACGCCGGCCTGCCCTTCCCGCTGATCTTTACCGGTCATGCGGAATCCGCCGAGTATTTCCGCCAGATCGACCAGTTCATCGGCGTGACACTGGGGCCGGATGCGCAAAAACTGTATCAGATCATCGTCGACGATCCGGAACGGGTGGCGCAGCAGATACAGGCCGGCATCGTTCAGGTACGCGAATTCCGCAAAAGCAAGGGCGATGCGTATTACTTCAACTGGACCTTGAAGATAGATCACGCATTCCAGCAGCCGTTTGTTCCTACGCATGAAAACATGCGCAATCTGTCCTTGCACAAGAAGCAGGAAAATCATTTGCTGGCAGCCAATCTGCGGCGCGCCTTTTCCGGCGTGGTGGCAGGCAACGTCAAGGATAGCGGGATACGTTCGATTGAAAAACACGGTCTGTTTGAAATCAGCGGCGACCGCGAAATCATGGAACCGATGGACGCGCTGCTGGCATCATTCGTGGCGCAAAACCGGATGAAACTGCCGGGCAAAACTTACGTGCCCTGCTATCGCATCATCAAATAG
- a CDS encoding conserved hypothetical protein (Evidence 4 : Homologs of previously reported genes of unknown function): protein MANKPARILTFKCKKCTKPVQVFLQKVSACSHIQPYQGICTCGEVMRYATGQKDAVESYISSGDGNWSHHH, encoded by the coding sequence ATGGCTAACAAACCAGCCCGCATACTGACCTTCAAGTGCAAGAAATGCACAAAACCGGTTCAGGTATTTTTACAAAAAGTCTCCGCCTGTTCGCATATCCAGCCGTATCAGGGGATTTGTACTTGCGGCGAGGTCATGCGCTACGCGACCGGCCAGAAAGATGCGGTCGAATCCTACATAAGCTCGGGTGATGGCAACTGGTCGCACCATCACTGA
- a CDS encoding Conserved hypothetical protein, induce by arsenic (Evidence 4 : Homologs of previously reported genes of unknown function; PubMedId : 16380199), which produces MRAIKPVIQLAKERALFRFSALAIRMLQDATTSVAQQAHTATTVHEQKTFSAAREWLATQGPVFLKRLYASYCGYVERGMQTMYRDLRQGLQDVSADTWALIDDETIVRQIEVERRVLRLRDADQLSLGRLNLMIAQLHDEHDVRERENPFRPYLMARALHDVLCEMSSTSDLCALLFDHLSGALATQLPDYFAAIREVFESNGVHARLLARPSSMSRRDREMLEGLPGFSNTVIVQGANNYSDDPSASPSMERVLSLLQQRSADAPNVLRTPQQDNQASLQDFVWKIFNQAAPDRAPSNTRSADGQPNIYRQGAEDESSKPHPLTSQLHRLQQEVLNSTAAQGDAIHLLDLHSELETERLSEMERVSMDLVAILFDYIGRDSSIPAAFRGVIVRLQVPFLRATMQAPHILELAEHPLRKLLNRMASLAMALDAQSSPGSEIRLEMMRAVDKILSDFKSDMTIFSDALAPLDAAVAQILREADADLARAIDALEEAEKDPQRQDVLVIETVNALRERLLTVQTDQRAVDFLIKIWARVLVHVDEDDSIDKQPYRDAIAELIWSVQQHDVTERSVLMKLLPRLIKQLKSGMKLIALSENATRQAIDDLIAMHAHVLGMIQAVPLKASTSMESLRQHFSGLRIGGAPAENVAIHAPTVPHIRLQAMLQKFDVTAHLHLDSDIGTLLNSDVSWLGGMQLGTAVEWWADKAYEPARLMWVNQQQSFYVFQAASEQTPRLLIYSSISLIKGLREGSIGMIEYAPLFERAIQSLLSTDSVQQQLTA; this is translated from the coding sequence ATGCGCGCCATCAAACCTGTGATCCAGCTGGCCAAGGAACGTGCGCTATTTCGATTCTCCGCTCTTGCCATCCGCATGCTGCAGGATGCGACGACCAGCGTTGCACAGCAGGCTCATACCGCCACCACGGTACATGAGCAGAAAACATTTTCCGCCGCCAGGGAATGGCTGGCAACGCAGGGGCCGGTTTTTCTCAAGCGCCTGTACGCCAGTTATTGCGGCTATGTCGAGCGCGGAATGCAAACCATGTATCGCGATTTGCGCCAGGGACTGCAAGATGTCTCGGCCGATACCTGGGCCCTGATTGACGACGAAACCATCGTGCGGCAAATCGAAGTTGAACGCCGCGTCCTGCGTTTGCGCGACGCAGATCAACTCAGTCTGGGCCGCTTGAACCTGATGATTGCGCAACTGCATGACGAGCACGATGTACGCGAAAGGGAAAATCCGTTTCGCCCTTACCTGATGGCGCGCGCCTTGCACGATGTGCTGTGCGAAATGAGCAGCACCAGCGATCTGTGCGCGTTGCTGTTCGATCATCTGTCCGGCGCATTGGCAACGCAGTTGCCCGACTACTTTGCCGCCATCCGCGAAGTGTTTGAATCGAACGGCGTGCATGCACGACTGCTGGCGCGTCCATCATCGATGAGCCGGCGCGATCGCGAGATGCTGGAAGGATTGCCGGGTTTTTCCAATACTGTCATCGTGCAGGGCGCCAACAATTATTCAGACGATCCATCTGCATCGCCGTCGATGGAACGCGTGTTGTCCTTGCTGCAGCAGCGTTCTGCCGATGCGCCTAACGTGTTGCGTACGCCGCAGCAGGACAATCAGGCGAGCTTGCAGGATTTTGTCTGGAAAATATTCAATCAGGCGGCGCCGGATCGCGCACCGTCGAATACGCGCAGCGCAGATGGACAGCCCAATATTTACCGTCAGGGTGCCGAGGATGAGTCGTCCAAGCCGCATCCATTGACCAGCCAGTTGCACCGGCTGCAGCAGGAAGTACTCAACAGTACTGCGGCGCAAGGCGATGCCATCCATCTGCTTGATTTGCACAGCGAACTGGAAACCGAAAGACTGAGTGAAATGGAGCGTGTCTCCATGGATCTGGTCGCCATACTGTTCGATTACATCGGCAGGGACAGTTCGATTCCAGCCGCATTCCGTGGCGTGATTGTGCGCTTGCAGGTGCCGTTTCTGCGAGCCACCATGCAGGCCCCGCATATTCTGGAACTGGCCGAACATCCGCTCAGAAAATTATTGAATCGCATGGCATCGCTGGCCATGGCACTGGATGCGCAAAGTTCACCCGGTAGCGAAATTCGGCTGGAGATGATGCGCGCCGTCGACAAAATCCTGAGCGATTTCAAGTCGGACATGACGATTTTCAGTGATGCGCTGGCACCGCTTGATGCGGCAGTAGCGCAGATTTTGCGCGAGGCGGACGCTGATCTTGCGCGTGCCATCGATGCACTGGAAGAGGCCGAGAAAGATCCGCAACGGCAGGATGTGCTGGTGATCGAAACCGTGAATGCCTTGCGTGAACGTCTGCTCACGGTGCAAACCGATCAGCGTGCAGTCGATTTCCTGATCAAGATCTGGGCGCGCGTGCTGGTGCATGTGGATGAAGATGACAGCATAGACAAGCAGCCGTATCGTGATGCCATTGCAGAGTTGATCTGGAGTGTGCAGCAACACGATGTGACCGAGCGCAGCGTCTTGATGAAGTTGTTGCCGAGATTGATCAAGCAGCTTAAGAGCGGCATGAAACTGATCGCCTTGTCGGAAAACGCGACTCGGCAGGCAATTGACGATCTGATCGCCATGCATGCGCATGTGCTTGGCATGATACAAGCGGTGCCCTTGAAGGCGTCGACTTCGATGGAAAGCCTGCGCCAGCATTTTTCCGGCTTGCGCATCGGCGGCGCCCCTGCAGAAAATGTCGCCATCCATGCACCGACCGTGCCGCATATCCGCCTGCAGGCAATGCTGCAGAAATTCGATGTGACAGCACATCTGCATCTCGATAGCGATATCGGCACTTTGCTCAATTCCGATGTCAGCTGGCTGGGCGGCATGCAGCTGGGTACGGCTGTTGAATGGTGGGCCGACAAAGCCTACGAACCGGCACGCCTGATGTGGGTCAACCAGCAGCAATCATTCTATGTATTCCAGGCCGCCTCAGAGCAGACGCCGCGTTTGCTGATCTACTCGTCGATATCGCTGATCAAGGGCTTGCGTGAAGGTTCGATCGGCATGATCGAATATGCGCCGCTGTTCGAGCGCGCCATCCAGTCGCTGCTGAGCACTGACAGCGTGCAGCAGCAACTGACCGCCTGA
- the cbpA2 gene encoding Curved DNA-binding protein (Evidence 2b : Function of strongly homologous gene; PubMedId : 94134696, 15184371; Product type f : factor) — MKSKNYYQTLGVPRDATQEVIKNAYRKLARKYHPDVSRELHAELRFKEVGEAYKVLKDPEKRLEYDQMSGFFHTRKESPQPQASRSYGFDSQKEARTGTRSAKRSDDNFSDILDEMMGRPNPAPPRHRSINVHGSDQHAKVQIDLEDTFHGTACNISMPTYVTDEYGMPMVSKRTLKVSVPKGIRGGQTLRLAGQGFPGMGEGKAGDLYLEVMIRPHRRYRVEGRDIYFDIPLTSAQAAVGTTVNVPTPEGSVQLSIPAGSMPGRRLRLKGKGIPGDPAGDLYAVIVNVPTSVHTMVAQKAYQALKAAFSFAPH, encoded by the coding sequence ATGAAATCAAAGAATTATTACCAGACGCTAGGTGTGCCGCGCGATGCCACGCAGGAAGTGATTAAAAACGCGTACCGCAAACTGGCGCGCAAATATCATCCTGACGTGAGCCGCGAACTGCATGCCGAACTCCGCTTCAAGGAAGTCGGAGAAGCCTACAAGGTCTTGAAAGACCCGGAAAAACGTCTGGAATACGACCAGATGTCGGGTTTCTTCCATACCCGCAAGGAAAGCCCGCAGCCGCAAGCGTCGCGCAGCTATGGCTTCGACTCGCAAAAAGAAGCACGCACGGGAACCAGGTCCGCCAAACGCAGCGACGACAATTTCAGCGACATCCTGGATGAAATGATGGGCCGTCCCAATCCGGCGCCGCCCAGACACCGCAGCATCAATGTGCACGGCAGCGATCAGCATGCAAAAGTGCAGATCGATCTGGAAGATACTTTCCACGGTACGGCATGCAATATTTCGATGCCTACCTATGTGACCGATGAATACGGCATGCCCATGGTTTCCAAACGCACGCTGAAAGTCAGCGTGCCGAAAGGCATACGCGGCGGGCAGACCCTGCGTCTGGCCGGTCAGGGCTTTCCCGGCATGGGCGAAGGCAAGGCTGGCGATCTCTATCTGGAAGTGATGATACGTCCGCATCGCCGCTACCGCGTCGAAGGACGCGACATCTATTTCGATATTCCATTGACTTCCGCCCAAGCCGCAGTCGGCACCACCGTCAATGTGCCGACGCCGGAAGGTTCGGTTCAGCTCTCGATTCCGGCAGGTTCGATGCCCGGCCGCAGATTGCGCCTGAAAGGCAAAGGCATTCCGGGCGATCCGGCCGGCGATCTGTATGCTGTCATCGTCAATGTCCCCACATCCGTGCATACGATGGTGGCGCAAAAGGCATATCAGGCGCTGAAAGCAGCCTTCAGTTTTGCACCGCACTAG
- a CDS encoding Conserved hypothetical protein (Evidence 4 : Homologs of previously reported genes of unknown function) produces the protein MTYEEYLDEVTTLLTEMYDLSDAAAIKYVVRAQAGDFFTLHDDDPAMRTQERAIQDAKTIFEQRNKSNPEIFKK, from the coding sequence ATGACCTACGAAGAATATCTGGATGAAGTAACCACCTTGCTGACTGAAATGTACGATCTCAGCGATGCTGCCGCGATCAAATACGTGGTGCGCGCACAGGCCGGCGATTTTTTTACGCTGCATGATGACGATCCTGCCATGCGCACGCAGGAGCGGGCGATACAGGATGCAAAAACGATTTTCGAGCAGCGCAATAAATCCAATCCTGAAATTTTCAAGAAATAA
- the aceA gene encoding isocitrate lyase (Evidence 2a : Function of homologous gene experimentally demonstrated in an other organism; PubMedId : 3050899, 3060852, 3290857, 8265357, 3276689; Product type e : enzyme), translated as MATREQQIQALNKDWNENPRWKGVKRNYTAEDVVRLRGSLQIGHTLAQRGAEKLWEMCNNEPFVNSLGALTGNQAMQQVKAGLKAIYLSGWQVAGDANLAGEMYPDQSLYPANSVPMVVKRINNTFQRADQIQWSEDSGDIDFFAPIVADAEAGFGGVLNAYELMKSMIEAGAAGVHFEDQLASVKKCGHMGGKVLVPTREAVEKLNAARLAADVCGTTTLVIARTDAEAADLLTSDVDENDQPFLTGERTVEGFYKTRSGFDQAVSRGLAYAPYVDMLWCETGKPDLRFAKQFADAIHAKFPGKMLAYNCSPSFNWRKNLDDATIATFQKELGAMGYKFQFITLAGFHSLNYSMFNLAHGYARNQMSAFVELQEAEFAAAAQGFTAVKHQREVGTGYFDAITQVIQQGKSSTTALHGSTEDEQFFDNNKLAKVCITGHKNAA; from the coding sequence ATGGCAACTCGCGAACAGCAAATTCAGGCACTCAACAAAGATTGGAACGAAAATCCGCGCTGGAAAGGTGTCAAGCGCAATTACACCGCTGAAGATGTTGTTCGACTGCGCGGTTCCTTGCAGATCGGCCACACGCTGGCGCAGCGCGGTGCAGAGAAACTGTGGGAGATGTGCAATAACGAGCCATTCGTCAATTCACTTGGCGCCTTGACCGGCAATCAGGCCATGCAGCAGGTCAAGGCCGGCCTGAAAGCGATTTATCTGTCGGGCTGGCAGGTTGCCGGCGACGCCAACCTGGCGGGAGAAATGTATCCGGACCAGTCGCTGTACCCGGCCAATTCGGTGCCTATGGTAGTCAAACGCATCAACAATACTTTCCAGCGCGCAGATCAGATTCAATGGTCGGAAGATAGCGGCGATATCGATTTTTTCGCCCCCATCGTGGCGGATGCGGAAGCCGGTTTTGGCGGTGTCCTGAATGCCTACGAACTGATGAAGTCCATGATCGAGGCCGGCGCTGCAGGCGTGCACTTCGAGGATCAACTGGCATCGGTGAAGAAATGCGGCCATATGGGCGGCAAGGTTCTGGTGCCGACGCGTGAAGCGGTGGAAAAACTGAATGCCGCGCGCCTGGCCGCAGATGTCTGCGGCACGACCACGCTGGTGATTGCGCGCACGGATGCGGAGGCGGCGGACTTGCTGACTTCCGACGTGGATGAAAACGACCAACCCTTCCTGACGGGCGAGCGCACGGTAGAAGGCTTTTACAAAACCCGTTCCGGTTTCGATCAGGCGGTATCGCGCGGACTGGCCTATGCGCCGTATGTCGATATGTTGTGGTGCGAAACCGGCAAGCCCGATCTGCGATTCGCCAAGCAATTTGCCGATGCGATCCATGCAAAATTTCCCGGCAAGATGCTGGCCTACAACTGTTCGCCTTCATTCAACTGGAGAAAAAATCTGGATGACGCAACCATTGCCACATTCCAGAAAGAACTGGGTGCGATGGGCTACAAGTTCCAGTTCATCACACTGGCCGGCTTCCATTCGCTGAATTACTCGATGTTCAATCTGGCGCATGGCTATGCGCGCAATCAGATGTCAGCCTTTGTCGAGTTGCAGGAAGCCGAATTTGCTGCCGCCGCGCAGGGTTTTACCGCAGTCAAACATCAGCGCGAGGTCGGTACCGGCTACTTCGATGCCATCACTCAGGTCATACAGCAAGGGAAGTCGTCCACCACCGCATTGCATGGCTCGACTGAAGATGAGCAATTTTTCGATAACAACAAGCTGGCAAAAGTTTGTATCACAGGACACAAGAACGCAGCTTGA